Proteins encoded in a region of the Pseudomonas syringae KCTC 12500 genome:
- a CDS encoding putative hydro-lyase — protein MNSLQLAREAASAARARYRQGFVAPTAGQAPGLTQCNMITLPREWAYDFLLFAQRNPQACPVLDVTEPGSHTTLLAEQADLRTDLPLYRVWRDGQLAEELSDVSHIWAQHTDLVSFLIGCSFTFETDLMHAGIDVRHISEGCNVPMYRSNRVCRPAGRLQGNMVVSMRPIAADRVAEAARITGRYPGVHGAPVHVGEPGLLGINDLASPDFGDAVTIRPGEIPVFWACGVTPQAVVMASRVPFAVSHAPGHMFITDIPDSYYHV, from the coding sequence ATGAATTCACTGCAACTCGCCCGCGAGGCAGCCAGCGCCGCCCGTGCCCGTTATCGCCAGGGATTCGTCGCGCCGACCGCTGGCCAAGCGCCCGGTCTGACCCAGTGCAACATGATCACGCTGCCGCGTGAATGGGCGTATGACTTTCTGCTGTTCGCGCAGCGTAACCCGCAAGCCTGCCCGGTGCTGGATGTGACCGAGCCCGGCAGCCACACCACGCTGTTGGCCGAGCAGGCTGATCTGCGCACCGACCTGCCGCTGTACCGGGTCTGGCGCGACGGGCAACTCGCCGAAGAACTGAGTGACGTGAGCCACATCTGGGCGCAGCACACTGATCTGGTCAGCTTTCTGATTGGCTGCAGTTTCACCTTCGAAACCGACCTGATGCACGCCGGCATCGATGTGCGCCACATCAGCGAAGGCTGCAATGTGCCGATGTACCGCAGCAACCGCGTCTGCCGCCCGGCCGGACGCCTGCAGGGCAACATGGTGGTGTCGATGCGCCCGATCGCCGCGGACCGGGTTGCCGAAGCGGCGCGCATCACCGGTCGCTACCCCGGTGTGCACGGCGCGCCGGTACATGTCGGCGAGCCTGGACTGCTCGGCATCAACGACCTGGCGAGCCCTGATTTTGGTGATGCGGTGACGATCAGGCCCGGCGAGATTCCGGTGTTCTGGGCCTGCGGCGTGACCCCGCAGGCGGTGGTCATGGCGTCCCGTGTGCCGTTTGCGGTTTCCCACGCGCCGGGCCACATGTTCATTACCGATATTCCGGACAGCTACTACCACGTATAG
- a CDS encoding 5-oxoprolinase/urea amidolyase family protein, translated as MRFYPANLDALLVELSNLDETLALFESLQQMPIAGVEEIVPAARTLLVHFRPSAIGFKALATQIASRDIRGKAREAGKLIEIPVHYNGEDLADVARELDISVEEVIKRHTGSDYNVAFCGFAPGFAYLSGGAGFVVPRRSTPRTRIPAGAVALAGGFSGIYPQASPGGWQIIGVTTSTMWDLGRDEPALLQPGYRVRFQDAGPLPETRVQVAAPVRPQATTVSEDYLQIETPGLQTLFQDMGRPGRAGQGVSASGALDRGALRAANRAVGNDPATACLEILMGGLTFTCQGQTVVAITGAQARVEVQTAEGQKLQAPLYAPLALQNGDQVSIGSPSAGLRNYLAVRGGFIHEPVLGSLSTDTLAQVGPAALAAGDRLGFTRRTGGPAVSTAEQPAFEMPRSDEVIILDVVMGPRSDWFSAEAQQLLAQQTWLVTPQSNRIGIRLAGEQSLQRAVDGELPSEGTTVGAIQVPPSGQPVLFLADHPLTGGYPVIGAVATYHLDKAGQIPVNARIRFNPLSAFEPVRPATSDETKNR; from the coding sequence ATGCGTTTCTACCCGGCCAACCTGGATGCACTCCTGGTTGAACTGTCGAATCTGGACGAGACCCTGGCCCTGTTCGAATCGTTACAGCAGATGCCCATCGCTGGCGTCGAGGAAATCGTCCCGGCCGCCCGAACGTTGCTGGTGCACTTTCGTCCGTCAGCCATCGGTTTCAAAGCGCTCGCCACACAGATCGCCTCGCGCGACATTCGTGGCAAGGCCCGCGAGGCGGGCAAGCTGATCGAAATACCTGTGCATTACAACGGCGAAGACCTGGCCGATGTCGCCCGCGAGCTGGACATCAGCGTCGAGGAAGTGATCAAGCGCCACACCGGCAGCGACTACAACGTTGCCTTCTGCGGCTTTGCACCCGGTTTTGCCTACCTCAGCGGCGGTGCCGGGTTTGTGGTGCCACGGCGCAGCACGCCGCGCACACGTATTCCGGCTGGCGCCGTGGCACTGGCCGGTGGTTTCAGTGGCATTTATCCTCAGGCCAGCCCCGGCGGCTGGCAGATTATCGGGGTGACCACCTCAACCATGTGGGATCTGGGCCGCGACGAGCCCGCCTTGCTCCAGCCTGGCTACCGCGTGCGTTTCCAGGATGCCGGTCCGCTCCCGGAGACCCGTGTGCAGGTTGCTGCACCTGTCCGACCGCAGGCGACGACGGTCAGCGAAGACTATCTGCAGATCGAGACGCCAGGTCTGCAAACCCTGTTTCAGGACATGGGGCGTCCCGGTCGGGCGGGGCAGGGTGTTTCCGCATCGGGCGCGCTGGATCGCGGCGCCTTGCGCGCTGCCAACCGCGCGGTGGGTAACGATCCGGCGACGGCGTGTCTGGAAATTCTCATGGGCGGCCTGACCTTCACCTGTCAGGGGCAGACCGTTGTGGCGATTACCGGTGCTCAGGCCCGCGTAGAAGTGCAGACCGCCGAAGGGCAAAAGTTGCAGGCGCCCTTGTATGCACCGCTGGCTTTGCAGAACGGCGATCAGGTGAGCATCGGTTCGCCCAGCGCCGGCCTGCGCAATTATCTGGCGGTTCGTGGCGGTTTCATTCATGAGCCGGTGCTTGGCAGTCTGTCCACAGACACGCTGGCCCAGGTTGGGCCCGCCGCGCTGGCCGCGGGTGACCGGCTGGGCTTCACGCGCAGAACCGGTGGCCCTGCGGTGTCGACTGCCGAACAACCGGCCTTCGAGATGCCGCGTAGCGATGAGGTCATCATCCTGGATGTGGTCATGGGCCCGCGCAGTGACTGGTTCAGCGCCGAAGCCCAGCAACTGCTGGCGCAACAGACCTGGCTGGTCACGCCGCAATCCAACCGTATCGGCATTCGCCTGGCAGGCGAGCAATCGCTGCAACGTGCCGTCGATGGCGAGTTGCCCAGCGAGGGCACCACGGTCGGCGCCATTCAGGTGCCGCCCAGTGGCCAGCCGGTGCTGTTCCTGGCCGATCACCCGTTGACCGGCGGTTACCCGGTCATCGGCGCAGTCGCCACCTACCACCTGGACAAGGCCGGGCAGATTCCGGTCAATGCCCGCATTCGCTTCAACCCGCTGAGCGCCTTCGAGCCAGTGCGCCCCGCCACTTCAGACGAGACCAAGAACAGATGA